One region of Collinsella aerofaciens ATCC 25986 genomic DNA includes:
- the ettA gene encoding energy-dependent translational throttle protein EttA: MAEFIYQMYQARKAHGDKVILDDVTLSFYPGAKIGVVGPNGMGKSTLLKIMAGIEEVSNGDARLTPGYTVGILQQEPPLDDDKTVIENVRMAFGDMIAKVDRFNKIGEEMCDPDCDMDALMAEMGKLQDEIDAADGWDIDSKLGQAMDALQLPDSDMPVNVLSGGERRRVALRKLLLEAPDLLLLDEPTNHLDAESILWLEHFLHNYQGAVLAVTHDRYFLDNVAEWICEVDRGHLYPYKGNYSTYLETKAARIEAQGNRDAKLAKRMEAELEWVRSSPKARQAKNKARLARYEEMEAEARASQKLDWTDIRIPVGPRLGNKVLEAHHLHKEFDGRVLIDDLSFTLPRNGIVGVIGPNGVGKTTLFKTIVGLEPLTSGELEVGETVKISYVDQNRSGIDPDKNLWEVVSDGLDHMMVGETEVPSRAYVASFGFKGQDQQKRAGVLSGGERNRLNLALTLKQGGNLLLLDEPTNDLDVETLSSLEAALLEFPGCSVVISHDRMFLDRVATHILAWEGTDENPGNWYWFEGNFEAYQANRIERLGEDAAQPHRIHRKLTRD, encoded by the coding sequence ATGGCGGAGTTCATCTACCAGATGTATCAGGCTCGCAAGGCCCATGGCGACAAGGTAATCCTTGACGACGTGACCCTGAGCTTCTACCCCGGTGCCAAGATCGGCGTCGTGGGCCCCAACGGTATGGGCAAGTCGACCCTGCTCAAGATCATGGCCGGCATCGAGGAGGTCTCCAACGGCGATGCCAGGCTCACCCCCGGCTACACCGTGGGTATCCTGCAGCAGGAGCCGCCGCTCGATGACGACAAGACCGTCATCGAGAACGTGCGCATGGCATTTGGCGACATGATCGCCAAGGTCGATCGCTTCAATAAGATCGGCGAGGAGATGTGCGACCCGGATTGCGACATGGACGCCCTCATGGCCGAGATGGGCAAGCTCCAGGACGAGATCGACGCCGCCGACGGCTGGGATATCGATTCCAAGCTCGGCCAGGCCATGGACGCCCTGCAGCTGCCCGATTCTGACATGCCGGTTAATGTGCTTTCCGGCGGCGAGCGCCGTCGCGTGGCCCTGCGCAAGCTGCTGCTCGAGGCTCCCGACCTGCTGCTGCTCGACGAGCCCACGAACCACCTGGACGCCGAGTCGATCCTGTGGCTCGAGCATTTCCTGCACAACTACCAGGGCGCCGTTCTGGCTGTCACGCACGATCGCTACTTCCTGGATAACGTTGCCGAGTGGATCTGCGAGGTCGACCGCGGTCACCTCTATCCCTACAAGGGCAACTACTCCACGTATCTGGAGACCAAGGCTGCGCGTATCGAGGCACAGGGCAACCGCGATGCCAAGCTCGCCAAGCGCATGGAGGCCGAGCTCGAGTGGGTACGCAGCTCGCCCAAGGCTCGCCAGGCCAAGAACAAGGCCCGTCTGGCTCGCTACGAGGAGATGGAGGCCGAGGCCCGCGCAAGCCAGAAGCTCGACTGGACCGACATTCGCATTCCTGTGGGCCCGCGTTTGGGCAACAAGGTGCTCGAGGCCCATCACCTGCACAAAGAGTTCGATGGCCGCGTGCTTATCGACGACCTTTCGTTCACCCTGCCGCGCAACGGCATCGTGGGCGTCATCGGCCCCAACGGCGTCGGTAAGACCACGCTGTTCAAGACGATTGTGGGTCTGGAGCCGCTGACTTCGGGCGAGCTCGAGGTGGGCGAGACCGTCAAGATTTCTTACGTCGACCAGAACCGTTCCGGCATCGACCCCGATAAGAACCTGTGGGAGGTCGTCTCGGATGGCCTGGACCACATGATGGTCGGCGAGACTGAGGTTCCGAGCCGCGCTTATGTGGCGAGCTTTGGCTTTAAGGGCCAGGACCAGCAGAAGCGCGCTGGCGTACTATCCGGTGGCGAGCGCAACCGTCTGAACTTGGCACTCACGCTCAAGCAGGGCGGCAACCTGCTGCTCCTCGACGAGCCCACGAACGACCTCGACGTCGAGACGCTGTCCTCGCTCGAAGCGGCGCTGCTCGAGTTCCCGGGCTGCTCGGTGGTCATTAGCCACGACCGTATGTTCCTGGACCGCGTCGCCACGCACATTCTGGCGTGGGAGGGCACCGACGAGAATCCGGGCAACTGGTATTGGTTCGAGGGCAACTTCGAGGCCTATCAGGCCAACCGCATCGAGCGCCTGGGCGAGGATGCAGCCCAGCCGCATCGTATTCACCGTAAGCTGACGCGCGACTAG
- a CDS encoding SdpI family protein → MNNENKGIHPTGVSSRVWIALVALCVANVVAHLMVMPSLPAQIPTHWGANGAVDGWGPSWMASALGVLPLALLAMFRMVPRIDPKGEAYRTSGKFYQGFVIASTLFMCAISWLGELTVWGVVPSVGSVNVLISGVVGLLFIGVGNYLPRVKQNYTLGIKTPWALADPENWRRTQRFGGACFMVLGIGLIVMGVAGSVLSSEVVAAVIAVLAFGSVGAVYVYSYLLWRKSQRAAR, encoded by the coding sequence ATGAATAACGAAAACAAGGGCATTCACCCCACGGGGGTATCGTCGCGCGTGTGGATTGCGCTGGTCGCTCTGTGCGTCGCCAATGTCGTAGCGCACCTCATGGTGATGCCGAGCTTGCCTGCGCAGATTCCCACGCACTGGGGCGCGAACGGCGCCGTCGACGGTTGGGGTCCTAGCTGGATGGCCTCCGCGCTCGGCGTGCTGCCTCTGGCGCTTCTCGCAATGTTCCGCATGGTGCCGCGCATCGACCCCAAAGGTGAGGCATATCGAACCTCGGGCAAGTTCTACCAGGGCTTCGTAATCGCCTCCACCTTGTTCATGTGCGCCATAAGCTGGCTGGGAGAGCTTACGGTCTGGGGCGTGGTGCCGTCGGTCGGTTCGGTTAACGTGCTGATTTCCGGTGTTGTCGGTTTGCTATTCATCGGCGTAGGCAACTACTTGCCGCGTGTGAAGCAGAACTATACGCTCGGTATCAAGACACCTTGGGCGCTTGCCGATCCCGAGAACTGGCGCCGTACTCAGCGTTTTGGCGGCGCCTGCTTTATGGTGCTGGGTATTGGCCTGATTGTGATGGGCGTGGCAGGCAGCGTGCTTTCGAGTGAAGTCGTCGCCGCGGTGATTGCGGTTCTGGCGTTTGGTTCGGTTGGAGCCGTCTACGTCTACTCGTATCTGTTGTGGCGCAAATCGCAGCGAGCCGCTCGTTAA
- a CDS encoding nucleoid-associated protein, whose amino-acid sequence MKINHAILHILDFDSAVNVMSQRELDIESRTVRNFVTTHLRRARTSADNKRATFAENSAFGGELKGYFFGEREFVDLSQQIAEFISSELTKAEKAESTDVLVADFDDDEDARWFAVMLLGSKQAFMHEVGREEGEVRNDIARHYAILPNPSQKVPSYAIVRASTMEIGYVDKKRKIAGEDRMLIPDGLLQCDTGVSGKEVIDTVTRVVEEVAEEHGANTAVALAKVKAAVAEKVEDDEELPPWDIVDEVFEDEPVIKESVRAALTEEKVPERVPVERKQVERAAVRNHKIRTDTGIEISFPAEMGSNSEYIEFVNEPNGLISIELKNIGSIENR is encoded by the coding sequence ATGAAAATCAATCACGCGATTCTGCATATCCTGGACTTTGACTCTGCCGTCAACGTTATGAGCCAGCGCGAGCTCGATATCGAGAGCCGCACCGTGCGTAATTTCGTAACCACGCACCTGCGGCGCGCTCGTACCTCGGCTGATAACAAGCGTGCCACGTTTGCCGAGAACTCCGCATTCGGCGGCGAGCTCAAGGGCTATTTCTTTGGTGAGCGTGAGTTCGTGGATCTGTCTCAGCAGATTGCGGAGTTCATCTCTTCCGAACTTACCAAGGCCGAGAAAGCCGAGTCCACTGACGTGCTTGTGGCGGACTTTGATGACGATGAGGATGCCCGCTGGTTTGCCGTGATGCTGCTGGGCTCCAAGCAGGCTTTTATGCACGAGGTGGGTCGCGAAGAGGGCGAGGTGCGCAACGACATTGCGCGCCACTACGCCATTCTGCCGAATCCCTCGCAAAAGGTGCCGAGCTATGCAATCGTGCGTGCAAGCACCATGGAGATCGGCTATGTGGATAAGAAGCGCAAGATTGCCGGCGAGGATCGCATGCTCATTCCCGATGGCCTGCTGCAGTGCGACACGGGGGTATCGGGCAAGGAGGTCATCGACACCGTGACGCGTGTGGTCGAGGAAGTCGCCGAGGAGCACGGTGCCAACACGGCTGTAGCACTCGCCAAGGTTAAGGCTGCTGTTGCCGAGAAAGTTGAGGATGACGAGGAACTGCCCCCTTGGGATATCGTCGATGAGGTCTTTGAGGACGAGCCGGTTATCAAGGAGAGCGTGCGCGCGGCACTGACTGAGGAGAAGGTGCCTGAGCGTGTGCCCGTGGAGCGCAAGCAGGTCGAACGCGCGGCGGTGCGCAACCACAAGATCCGTACCGACACGGGCATCGAGATCAGCTTCCCGGCCGAGATGGGTTCGAACTCTGAGTACATCGAGTTTGTCAACGAGCCCAACGGCCTCATCTCCATCGAGCTCAAGAACATCGGAAGTATTGAGAATCGATAA
- a CDS encoding tRNA threonylcarbamoyladenosine dehydratase produces the protein MTETAAAAAIETRDTKLEIIMGREALDKLADATVLVLGCGGVGSNCCEALARGGIGHFVILDKDIIAPSNINRQAIAFHSTVGKRKVDVMEAMIHDINPTATVIKRTEYLLSDNIDDFFVSVLEQTDGKLDYVVDAIDTISAKLTIAKYTQDHDIRLVSSMGGANKLHPECLRFADIFDTVRDPMSRIMRKECKKRGIKSLHVLFSCEESVKTQPRDPSNIHERTELGTASFMPPIMGQMIAGEVIRQISGRGTERVRSDGQRLD, from the coding sequence ATGACCGAAACCGCTGCCGCAGCCGCCATCGAGACACGCGACACCAAGCTCGAGATTATCATGGGCCGCGAGGCACTCGATAAGCTCGCCGATGCTACGGTGCTAGTGCTCGGCTGCGGAGGCGTGGGCTCCAACTGCTGCGAGGCACTCGCCCGCGGCGGCATCGGTCATTTCGTCATTCTGGATAAGGACATCATCGCGCCCAGCAATATCAATCGCCAGGCCATCGCCTTTCACAGCACCGTCGGCAAGCGCAAAGTCGACGTCATGGAGGCTATGATTCACGACATCAACCCTACCGCTACCGTCATCAAGCGCACCGAATACCTGCTGAGCGACAACATCGATGATTTCTTCGTGAGCGTTTTGGAGCAGACGGACGGCAAGCTCGACTACGTCGTCGACGCCATCGACACCATCTCGGCCAAGCTCACCATTGCCAAATATACTCAGGACCACGACATTCGTTTGGTTAGCTCCATGGGCGGGGCCAACAAGCTCCATCCCGAGTGCCTCCGCTTTGCCGACATTTTCGATACGGTACGTGACCCCATGAGCCGCATCATGCGCAAAGAATGCAAGAAGCGCGGAATCAAGAGCCTGCATGTACTGTTTAGCTGCGAGGAATCGGTTAAGACACAGCCCCGCGACCCTTCCAACATCCACGAGCGCACCGAGCTGGGAACCGCCAGCTTTATGCCGCCCATCATGGGCCAGATGATTGCCGGCGAGGTTATCCGCCAGATCAGCGGCCGCGGCACTGAGCGCGTACGCTCCGATGGCCAACGTCTGGACTAG
- a CDS encoding TatD family hydrolase, whose product MEPRLFDAHCHLDLMAHPDAVADEATALGLGLFDCGVNPRDFSAANERACRQPGIIAGVGLHPWWLADGHCGFVEVNLLCEVAAQERYIGEIGLDFSARFAGSEQLQIQALNRLCDALVQHPLTGRVISIHAVRSAEAVLDVLESHGLLIPNPDSPVIIFHWFSGTSDELVRARDAGCYFSVNERMLASKRGREYARQIPLDRLLLETDAPAEPNTETSAQSLIRSLTRTSMRIASLKNCDAKRIESVVLANAHAVFDLR is encoded by the coding sequence ATGGAGCCCCGGTTATTTGATGCACACTGCCATCTTGATTTAATGGCTCACCCGGACGCCGTTGCCGATGAGGCGACGGCGCTGGGCTTGGGTCTATTTGACTGCGGCGTCAATCCGCGCGACTTTTCGGCCGCAAACGAGCGCGCCTGTCGCCAACCAGGCATCATCGCCGGCGTTGGGCTTCACCCCTGGTGGCTCGCCGATGGCCACTGCGGTTTTGTCGAAGTCAATCTGCTTTGCGAAGTTGCTGCCCAAGAACGCTACATCGGTGAGATCGGGCTCGACTTTTCCGCGCGCTTTGCTGGAAGTGAGCAGCTACAAATACAGGCACTTAACCGGCTCTGCGATGCGCTCGTGCAGCATCCTCTTACCGGGCGCGTGATATCAATTCACGCCGTTCGTTCGGCAGAAGCCGTACTGGACGTCCTCGAATCGCATGGACTACTCATCCCAAACCCCGATTCCCCCGTTATCATCTTCCACTGGTTTAGCGGCACCTCGGACGAGCTTGTCCGCGCACGCGATGCAGGCTGCTATTTTTCCGTCAACGAACGCATGCTCGCGTCTAAACGAGGACGCGAATACGCACGACAGATTCCACTCGATCGTTTACTGCTCGAGACCGATGCGCCAGCCGAGCCAAACACAGAAACAAGCGCACAGTCGCTCATCAGATCGCTCACAAGGACCTCGATGCGCATTGCCTCACTCAAAAACTGTGACGCAAAGCGCATCGAGTCGGTAGTTTTAGCAAATGCGCACGCTGTTTTTGACCTTCGCTAA
- a CDS encoding DUF2974 domain-containing protein produces MSDSPNFLTYAQTAFDPFEERPFCAVDSLVFAWLSYLRLPGDMAELTNWQGLDVRELLRAECYQDMIGDLWDPEGSRALLEAVAASPRYRGVRVCGYRSVSDAETTEQFAAMTFRFPAGFSYLAFRGTDSTIVGWKEDFNMAFRCPVPAQESAARYVDEAADAIDGPLLCGGHSKGGNLAVYGAAMCPDVARERIERAYSHDGPGFVEEFLSGNAFADLSGRIDKTLPRSSIFGMMFETQEDYAIVESTEFSLLQHNPFSWVVDGRDFVYCERLSAGARYVDGSIREMLLAVSPNERERFVDALFSVLEATGAERFADIAGNLRESLPVMLQAAQGFDKDTRRFVSQTIVAILKCALLPKRPQIDMPAAGKSLAEQLEAWQSELLR; encoded by the coding sequence ATGTCGGATTCGCCTAATTTTTTGACCTATGCCCAGACAGCGTTTGATCCGTTTGAGGAACGGCCGTTCTGCGCGGTGGATAGCCTGGTCTTTGCGTGGTTGTCCTATTTGCGTTTGCCGGGTGATATGGCGGAGCTGACGAACTGGCAGGGCCTAGACGTACGCGAGCTGCTGCGCGCCGAGTGCTACCAAGACATGATTGGCGACCTGTGGGATCCGGAGGGGAGTCGTGCCCTGTTGGAGGCTGTGGCAGCAAGCCCTCGCTACCGTGGCGTTCGTGTTTGCGGCTATCGTAGCGTGAGTGATGCCGAGACAACGGAGCAGTTTGCGGCCATGACGTTCCGATTTCCGGCGGGGTTTAGCTATCTTGCCTTCCGGGGGACCGACAGCACGATTGTGGGCTGGAAAGAGGACTTTAACATGGCGTTCCGGTGTCCTGTGCCGGCCCAGGAATCCGCGGCGCGTTATGTAGACGAGGCGGCGGATGCGATTGACGGGCCGCTTTTGTGCGGAGGTCATTCCAAGGGTGGAAACCTTGCGGTGTACGGTGCGGCGATGTGCCCCGATGTCGCCCGTGAGCGAATCGAACGGGCGTATTCCCATGATGGTCCGGGCTTCGTCGAGGAGTTTCTGAGCGGCAACGCCTTCGCCGATCTATCCGGTCGAATCGACAAGACGCTACCTCGGTCGTCGATCTTTGGCATGATGTTCGAGACACAGGAGGACTATGCCATCGTTGAGAGCACCGAGTTCAGCCTGCTTCAGCATAATCCCTTTAGCTGGGTGGTTGATGGTCGCGACTTCGTGTACTGTGAGCGCCTGTCCGCCGGTGCTCGATACGTTGATGGCTCCATTCGCGAGATGCTGCTTGCGGTGTCGCCTAACGAGCGCGAGCGTTTTGTAGATGCGTTGTTCTCCGTGCTTGAGGCTACGGGTGCTGAGCGGTTTGCGGATATCGCTGGGAATCTGCGCGAGAGCCTGCCCGTGATGCTCCAGGCTGCGCAAGGCTTTGACAAGGATACGCGACGCTTTGTCTCGCAGACTATCGTTGCGATTCTTAAGTGTGCGCTTCTGCCCAAACGTCCCCAGATCGACATGCCCGCTGCCGGCAAGAGCTTGGCAGAACAGCTCGAGGCTTGGCAGTCCGAGCTCCTGCGCTAA
- a CDS encoding autorepressor SdpR family transcription factor: MPGEGFKALADPTRRRILELLREGNCTAGELAEHFDISKPSLSHHLATLKNAGLVTDERHGQNIVYSLNTTVMQDLIGWFMGFTNTEGDKDE, encoded by the coding sequence ATGCCGGGAGAGGGTTTTAAGGCGCTTGCCGATCCAACGCGACGGCGCATTTTGGAGTTGCTGCGCGAGGGCAATTGCACGGCGGGGGAGCTTGCCGAGCATTTCGATATCAGTAAGCCGTCGCTGAGCCATCACTTGGCGACGCTCAAAAACGCCGGGTTGGTGACCGACGAGCGCCATGGCCAAAACATCGTATACAGCTTAAACACCACCGTCATGCAGGATTTAATTGGCTGGTTTATGGGCTTTACAAACACTGAAGGTGATAAGGATGAATAA
- a CDS encoding NAD(+) synthase yields the protein MNLHLSQSDGFLRVAAASPRIRVADVEGNAEVALAAVREATERGVRALVLPELNLTGYTAADLFHNRTLLHACEAALVHILDETRDLPIVFTIGLPVAVAENIYNCAAVCCAGELLGLTAKKYLPNYGEFYERRWFAPSPADPVWVEFAGQGPVPLGSGLVYRCCDEGAEDMVLGVEVCEDLWVPAPPSTEMALAGATVILNPSASDEIIGKADYRRSLISNQSARLYCAYAYADASEGESTTDMVFAGENLIYENGSKLAATKLLTCDMAIADVDLDRLVAERRRSTTWARTDDAPEATTVEFSFEGVLAEEPVLRDACDIDRVFPRAPFVPADHGDLAERCETILDLQTAGLKTRLAHTGTKAAVIGLSGGLDSTLALLVTVRAFDALGLPRTGITAVSMPGFGTTHRTKSNAESLARDLGVSFREVSIHAAVEQHFKDIEHDPAVQDVTYENSQARERTQILMDLANQAGGFVIGTGDLSELALGWATYNGDHMSMYAVNASVPKTLVRHLVRYAADVFGGRIAEVLLDILDTPVSPELLPPTGDGEIAQRTEDLVGPYELHDYFLYYLLRFGFEPGKIYHMALKSFEGVYDVKTVHTWLRTFYRRFFAQQFKRSCLPDGPKVGSVTLSPRGDWRMPSDASSCLWLAQIDALNPVD from the coding sequence ATGAATCTTCACCTTTCTCAGTCTGATGGCTTTTTGCGTGTGGCGGCGGCCTCGCCGCGGATTCGCGTGGCCGATGTCGAGGGCAATGCCGAGGTTGCGCTGGCGGCTGTTCGCGAGGCTACCGAGCGCGGCGTTCGCGCGCTGGTGCTGCCCGAGCTTAACCTGACCGGCTATACCGCGGCTGATCTGTTCCATAACCGCACACTGCTGCATGCCTGCGAGGCGGCACTTGTGCACATTCTCGATGAAACCCGCGATCTGCCGATTGTCTTTACCATCGGTCTTCCCGTTGCAGTTGCCGAGAATATCTACAACTGCGCTGCCGTGTGCTGCGCGGGCGAGCTTTTGGGTCTTACGGCCAAGAAGTATCTGCCCAACTATGGCGAGTTCTATGAGCGTCGCTGGTTTGCTCCGTCGCCTGCGGATCCCGTGTGGGTTGAATTTGCCGGTCAGGGTCCGGTTCCGCTGGGTTCGGGGCTTGTCTACCGCTGCTGTGATGAGGGTGCCGAGGATATGGTGCTGGGCGTTGAGGTCTGCGAGGACCTGTGGGTGCCGGCGCCCCCTTCGACCGAGATGGCGCTTGCCGGTGCGACGGTGATCCTCAATCCGTCGGCTTCGGACGAGATTATCGGTAAGGCGGATTACCGCCGCAGCCTCATCTCTAACCAGAGCGCACGCCTGTACTGCGCCTATGCCTACGCGGACGCGAGCGAGGGCGAGTCCACGACCGACATGGTCTTTGCGGGCGAGAACCTTATCTACGAAAATGGCTCCAAGCTCGCCGCCACCAAACTGCTTACCTGCGATATGGCCATCGCCGACGTTGACCTTGACCGCCTGGTTGCCGAGCGCCGTCGCTCGACGACGTGGGCGCGCACCGACGATGCGCCGGAGGCCACGACCGTTGAGTTTTCGTTTGAGGGCGTGCTGGCCGAAGAACCTGTCTTGCGCGATGCCTGCGATATCGACCGCGTTTTCCCGCGCGCGCCCTTTGTGCCGGCCGACCACGGCGACCTGGCCGAGCGCTGCGAGACCATCCTCGACCTGCAGACTGCGGGCCTCAAGACCCGCCTCGCCCATACGGGTACCAAGGCTGCGGTCATCGGCCTTTCGGGCGGCTTGGACTCCACGCTAGCGCTGCTTGTGACCGTGCGTGCCTTCGATGCGCTGGGGCTGCCGCGCACGGGTATCACGGCGGTCTCCATGCCAGGTTTTGGCACGACGCACCGCACTAAGTCCAATGCCGAGTCGCTCGCTCGTGACTTGGGTGTGAGCTTCCGCGAGGTCTCAATCCATGCTGCCGTGGAACAGCACTTTAAGGATATCGAGCATGATCCGGCCGTGCAGGACGTGACCTACGAGAACAGCCAGGCCCGCGAGCGTACGCAGATCCTGATGGATCTGGCCAACCAGGCTGGCGGTTTTGTCATTGGCACGGGCGACCTGTCGGAGCTGGCGCTCGGCTGGGCTACCTATAACGGCGACCACATGAGCATGTACGCCGTCAACGCGAGCGTGCCCAAGACGCTTGTGCGCCATCTGGTGCGCTATGCCGCCGATGTCTTTGGCGGGCGTATTGCCGAGGTCTTGCTCGATATCCTCGATACGCCGGTGTCCCCCGAGCTTCTGCCGCCCACGGGCGACGGCGAGATTGCGCAGAGGACCGAGGATTTGGTGGGCCCGTACGAGCTGCACGACTACTTCCTCTACTACCTGCTACGTTTTGGCTTTGAGCCGGGCAAGATCTACCACATGGCGCTCAAGAGCTTTGAGGGCGTCTACGATGTCAAGACCGTCCACACGTGGCTACGTACGTTCTACCGCCGCTTCTTTGCCCAGCAGTTTAAGCGCAGCTGCCTGCCCGATGGTCCCAAGGTGGGATCGGTGACGCTCAGCCCGCGCGGCGATTGGCGTATGCCGAGTGACGCTAGCTCGTGTCTGTGGCTTGCGCAGATCGACGCGCTCAATCCAGTTGACTAA
- a CDS encoding L-lactate dehydrogenase: protein MVNEKKVAIVGCGFVGSSSAFALMQSGLFSEMVLIDVDKNRAEGEALDIAHGMTFAEPMKIYAGDYSDVADAAMIVVTAGAAQKPGETRLDLVNKNVNIFKSIIPEIKKSGFDGILLIVSNPVDVLTYAAIKMSGLPEGHVIGSGTVLDTGRLQQMLGAHVEVDPRDVQAYVMGEHGDSEFVAWSSAQVAGVPLNTFCELHGHLEHEAAEKRIAEDVKNSAYTIIEKKHATYYGVAMAVKRICTAVMRDEQTVLPVSSLMVGEYGLSDLAISMPTVVGRDGVVCRVPVPLNDDEQHELTASAKALKDIIDSVDFSC from the coding sequence ATGGTTAACGAGAAGAAGGTCGCTATTGTCGGCTGCGGTTTCGTCGGTTCGTCTTCGGCGTTCGCTCTGATGCAGAGCGGTCTGTTCTCCGAGATGGTCCTCATCGACGTGGACAAGAACCGCGCCGAGGGTGAGGCTCTGGATATCGCGCACGGCATGACGTTTGCCGAGCCGATGAAGATCTACGCCGGCGATTATTCCGATGTCGCCGACGCCGCCATGATCGTCGTCACCGCTGGCGCTGCCCAGAAGCCCGGTGAGACCCGCCTGGACCTGGTCAACAAGAACGTTAACATCTTTAAGTCCATTATCCCCGAGATTAAGAAGTCCGGCTTCGACGGCATTCTGCTAATCGTCTCCAACCCGGTTGATGTTCTGACCTATGCTGCCATCAAGATGTCCGGCCTGCCCGAGGGCCATGTCATCGGCTCCGGCACCGTGCTCGACACTGGCCGTCTGCAGCAGATGCTTGGTGCCCACGTCGAGGTTGACCCGCGCGATGTCCAGGCCTATGTCATGGGCGAGCACGGCGACTCCGAGTTTGTCGCTTGGTCCAGCGCTCAGGTTGCTGGCGTTCCGCTGAACACCTTCTGCGAGCTTCACGGTCATCTGGAGCACGAGGCTGCCGAGAAGCGTATCGCCGAGGACGTCAAGAACTCCGCCTACACCATCATCGAGAAGAAGCACGCCACCTACTACGGCGTCGCCATGGCCGTCAAGCGCATCTGCACCGCCGTTATGCGCGATGAGCAGACCGTTCTGCCCGTTTCCTCGCTCATGGTGGGCGAGTATGGCCTGTCCGATCTGGCTATCTCCATGCCGACGGTCGTTGGCCGCGACGGCGTCGTCTGCCGCGTCCCCGTGCCGCTGAACGATGACGAGCAGCATGAGCTCACCGCCTCCGCCAAGGCCCTCAAGGACATCATCGACAGCGTCGACTTCTCCTGCTAA
- a CDS encoding pyridoxal phosphate-dependent aminotransferase, whose protein sequence is MQASQRLDRFGAEVFASLNNKLLALKAQGKTIYNMSVGTPDFKPYDHVVEALTQAAQDPEMWKYALRDLPELKQAVCDYYERRFGVSGITPSMVQSCNGTQEGVGHLGLALLDPGDTILVPDPCYPVFEAGAKIADAKLEYYPLVAEHNYLPYVAGIDPEVADRAKYMIVSLPANPVGSVGTPEVYEEIIAFAREHDLLIVHDNAYSDIVFDGEPGGSFLQYPGALEVGVEFFSLSKSFNVTGARIGFLVGREDVVSAFAKLRGQIDFGMFFPIQKAAIACLNGPRDEVEAQRLKYQERRDALCDGLEGLGWERPNAHGSMFVWAKLPGGRTDSMAFCEELMEKAGVVVTPGASFGPSGEGHVRMALVLPPDQIALAVEAIREAGLY, encoded by the coding sequence ATGCAGGCATCGCAGCGTCTCGACCGCTTTGGCGCGGAGGTCTTCGCCTCGCTCAACAACAAGCTTCTCGCGCTGAAGGCTCAGGGCAAGACCATTTACAACATGAGCGTGGGCACGCCCGACTTTAAGCCGTACGACCACGTGGTCGAGGCGCTCACGCAGGCAGCCCAAGATCCCGAGATGTGGAAGTATGCCCTGCGCGACCTGCCCGAACTCAAGCAAGCCGTGTGCGATTACTATGAGCGTCGCTTTGGCGTTTCGGGCATTACGCCGTCTATGGTGCAGTCGTGCAACGGCACGCAGGAGGGCGTGGGCCATTTGGGCCTGGCCCTGCTCGATCCGGGTGACACCATTCTGGTTCCCGATCCGTGCTACCCGGTCTTTGAGGCGGGTGCCAAGATCGCCGATGCCAAGCTCGAATACTATCCGCTGGTTGCCGAGCATAATTACCTGCCCTATGTGGCGGGTATCGATCCCGAGGTGGCCGATCGTGCCAAGTATATGATCGTGTCGCTGCCCGCGAACCCGGTCGGCTCGGTGGGTACGCCCGAGGTCTACGAGGAGATTATCGCTTTCGCCCGCGAGCACGACCTGCTCATCGTCCATGACAACGCATACTCCGACATCGTGTTCGACGGCGAGCCGGGCGGCAGCTTCTTGCAGTATCCCGGCGCGCTCGAGGTGGGCGTTGAGTTCTTCTCGCTTTCCAAGTCGTTTAACGTCACCGGTGCCCGCATCGGCTTTTTGGTCGGTCGCGAGGATGTAGTCTCGGCCTTTGCCAAGCTGCGCGGCCAGATCGACTTCGGTATGTTCTTCCCGATCCAGAAGGCCGCCATCGCCTGCCTGAACGGTCCGCGCGATGAGGTCGAGGCGCAGCGTCTGAAGTACCAGGAGCGCCGCGATGCCCTGTGCGACGGTCTTGAGGGCCTGGGCTGGGAGCGTCCCAACGCGCATGGCTCTATGTTTGTGTGGGCCAAGCTTCCCGGTGGTCGCACCGATTCCATGGCGTTTTGCGAGGAGCTCATGGAGAAGGCCGGCGTTGTGGTGACGCCGGGCGCGAGTTTTGGTCCTTCGGGCGAGGGGCACGTGCGCATGGCGCTGGTCCTGCCGCCCGATCAGATCGCTTTGGCTGTCGAGGCCATTCGCGAGGCGGGCCTGTATTAG